In the genome of Halobacteriovorax sp. DA5, the window TTTTCTGCGACGGCCATCTCAAAAAAACCGACACAAGATGGATATAGGCCCCGAGGTAACTCAGGGCCGAAGTTCTATTTTAAATTTAGAAGTATTCTTTTAGAAATTTGATTTCAGATCTTTCTGGACCAAAAGCAATGATCCCTACAGGGATTTGAATCGCTTCTTCGATAAGAGCAATATAGTCTTTAACTTCTTGTGATAGCTCACCTTTGAAGTCATCGTTAAAGCCGGGTACTTCTTTTAGGATTGGCTTAACCTTTGCAAGATCAATTCCCGGATAAGCACAATCGATCGTACGACCTTCGTACTCATATCCTGTACAAACTTTTAGAGGTCCCATCTCACTTAGAACATCTAATTTTGTTAAAGCGATAGAAGTTAGGTTAGAGCATTTAACAGAGTATTTTAGAAGAGGGAGGTCAAGCCATCCACATCTTCTCTTACGACCTGTTGTCGCTCCAAACTCGCCACCTTTTGTTTGAATATCATCTCCCATTTGATCAAATAATTCAGTAGGGAATGGGCCTTCTCCAACTCTTGTTGTGTAGGCTTTTGTAATTCCTAGTACTTCTTCGACTGTTCCACCAGGAAGACCTGCTCCTGAGTAAATACCTGCATAAGCAGTAGAAGAAGATGTTACGAATGGGTATGAACCAAAGTCGATATCAAGTAGAACACCTTGTGCACCTTCAAAAAGAATTTTCTTTCCAGCGCGTTTTGCCTCATCAAGGAAGCTGAAAGTGTCACAAACAAATGGTTCAATTTCTTTTGCAAGAGTCATTAGTCTTTCAACTTCTTCCTC includes:
- a CDS encoding adenylosuccinate synthase, translating into MKSLAIIGSQWGDEGKGKITDLLGLKCDVVVRYQGGNNAGHTIIVGTKKVVLHLIPSGILHDHCVSVIGHGVVLDPEAFSKEIENVKNSGLTVSPEKLKISSNTSVITYYNRLLDGQREAKGPVKIGTTGKGIGPAYEDKISRKGIKVKDLFNKEVLTEKLKANLLEKETLFTKLYECEFPSVEEEVERLMTLAKEIEPFVCDTFSFLDEAKRAGKKILFEGAQGVLLDIDFGSYPFVTSSSTAYAGIYSGAGLPGGTVEEVLGITKAYTTRVGEGPFPTELFDQMGDDIQTKGGEFGATTGRKRRCGWLDLPLLKYSVKCSNLTSIALTKLDVLSEMGPLKVCTGYEYEGRTIDCAYPGIDLAKVKPILKEVPGFNDDFKGELSQEVKDYIALIEEAIQIPVGIIAFGPERSEIKFLKEYF